The proteins below are encoded in one region of Aquisphaera giovannonii:
- a CDS encoding STAS domain-containing protein: MSQGPRRLLRLENVEGVTVVSFVDTKIVTEEQIVEVGDQLYSLVEDEGHKNILLNFGNVQYLSSAALGKLINMKKKVAAVKGKLKLCCIHPDLLEVFRITRLDQVFEIYAEEQAALDKF, translated from the coding sequence ATGTCGCAAGGTCCTCGCCGTCTCCTCCGCCTCGAGAATGTAGAGGGGGTGACGGTCGTCAGCTTCGTGGACACCAAGATCGTGACGGAAGAGCAGATCGTGGAAGTGGGCGATCAGCTCTACAGCTTGGTCGAGGACGAAGGCCACAAGAACATCTTGCTGAACTTCGGCAACGTCCAGTACCTCTCCAGCGCCGCGCTCGGCAAGCTGATCAACATGAAGAAGAAGGTCGCGGCCGTGAAGGGCAAGCTGAAGCTCTGCTGCATCCATCCCGACCTCCTCGAAGTCTTCCGCATCACCCGCCTCGACCAGGTCTTCGAAATCTATGCCGAGGAGCAGGCGGCCCTCGACAAGTTCTGA
- the mutS gene encoding DNA mismatch repair protein MutS has translation MSDPSLTPMMQQYRELKARDPDALLLFRMGDFYEMFGEDAERASALLGIALTTRDRDKGDAAVPMAGFPHPALESYLARIVQAGLRAAVCEQVEDAKLAKGLVRRDVVRVVTPGTLTDDALLDPKSPNYLAAVVESGNKLGLAWVELSTGKFSLSGLLRHELADEMARLNPAETLVSELSADAPWLKGLRANAGLAVTIRPSWDFQPEEARKTLHDQFRTATLEGFGVDDRALEVQAAGALVAYLRETQKSSLGHIVRLTPYRRAETLSLDEMTRRSLELTRTLREGKREGSLLHVIDRTVTPMGARLLADYLTSPLTSIDLIRERSAAVEELVGDASLRGDLREKLGEAYDLERLAARVATGRATPRDLAALARTLALLPAIKARLTARRSPRLAQLEAAIELCPEVRASIEGALVSDPPLSVKEGGLIRPGYHPELDRLRTVSRDGKSWITRYQAEQVQRTGIPGLKIGFNQVFGYYIEVTHAQASRGEIPNDYIRKQTVKNAERYYTAELKEFENEVRNADERANALEYELFAALRDRVSADAPRLIQAGSVLAQVDVLASFAELAARQGYCRPDLSVDPVFEVEAGRHPVLDAVMRPGDFVPNDVALHPDAGMILLITGPNMAGKSTYIRQVALTSILAQIGGFVPARRARIGVVDRLFARVGATDELSRGQSTFMVEMTETANILNNATSRSLVILDEIGRGTSTFDGISLAWAITEHIHDNVGCRTLFATHYHELVELEKTKPRLRNANVAVSEHDGEIVFLHRINAGGADQSYGIHVARLAGVPSPVLDRAREILAFLEKQHGPDPGLPEGPIRRKVKTGRALSGSLFAALPDPLLEELRHVDVVGLQPDQALNLLRRLKELAE, from the coding sequence ATGAGCGACCCCTCCCTCACCCCGATGATGCAGCAGTATCGCGAGCTCAAGGCCCGCGACCCCGACGCCCTGCTGCTGTTCCGGATGGGCGACTTCTACGAGATGTTCGGCGAGGACGCCGAGCGGGCCAGCGCGCTGCTCGGCATCGCGCTGACGACCCGCGACCGGGACAAGGGGGACGCCGCCGTGCCGATGGCCGGCTTCCCCCACCCGGCGCTCGAGTCGTACCTCGCCCGGATCGTCCAGGCCGGCCTCCGCGCCGCGGTCTGCGAGCAGGTCGAGGACGCCAAGCTCGCCAAGGGGCTGGTCCGCCGCGACGTCGTCCGCGTCGTCACCCCCGGCACCCTGACCGACGACGCCCTGCTGGACCCGAAGTCGCCCAACTACCTGGCGGCGGTCGTCGAGTCCGGCAACAAGCTCGGGCTCGCCTGGGTGGAGCTGTCCACCGGCAAGTTCTCCCTCAGCGGGCTGCTCCGCCACGAGCTGGCCGACGAGATGGCCCGCCTCAACCCCGCGGAGACGCTCGTCTCGGAGCTGAGCGCGGACGCCCCCTGGCTGAAGGGCCTCCGCGCCAACGCCGGGCTGGCCGTCACGATCCGGCCGTCCTGGGACTTCCAGCCCGAGGAGGCCCGCAAGACCCTCCACGATCAGTTCCGCACCGCGACGCTGGAGGGGTTCGGCGTCGACGACCGGGCGCTCGAGGTCCAGGCCGCCGGCGCCCTCGTGGCCTACCTGCGTGAGACCCAGAAGTCCTCGCTCGGGCACATCGTCCGCCTGACCCCGTATCGCCGCGCGGAGACCCTGAGCCTGGACGAGATGACCCGGCGCAGCCTCGAGCTGACGAGGACCCTCCGGGAGGGCAAGCGCGAGGGCTCGCTGCTCCACGTCATCGACCGCACGGTCACGCCGATGGGGGCCCGCCTGCTGGCGGACTACCTGACCTCCCCCTTGACGTCGATCGACCTGATCCGCGAGCGGTCGGCGGCCGTCGAGGAGCTCGTCGGCGACGCCTCGCTGCGGGGCGACCTCCGCGAGAAGCTGGGCGAGGCCTACGACCTGGAACGCCTCGCCGCCCGCGTGGCCACCGGCCGCGCCACGCCGCGGGACCTCGCCGCGCTCGCTCGCACGCTCGCCCTGCTGCCGGCCATCAAGGCCCGCCTGACCGCCCGACGCTCGCCCCGCCTGGCCCAGCTCGAGGCGGCCATCGAGCTCTGCCCGGAGGTCCGCGCGTCGATCGAGGGGGCCCTCGTGTCGGACCCGCCCCTGAGCGTGAAGGAAGGGGGCCTCATCCGACCCGGCTACCACCCGGAGCTCGACCGGCTCCGGACCGTCTCCCGGGACGGCAAGTCGTGGATCACCCGGTACCAGGCCGAGCAGGTCCAGCGGACCGGGATCCCGGGGCTGAAGATCGGCTTCAACCAGGTCTTCGGCTACTACATCGAGGTCACCCACGCCCAGGCCTCGCGCGGGGAGATCCCCAACGACTACATCCGCAAGCAGACCGTCAAGAACGCCGAGCGCTACTACACGGCCGAGCTGAAGGAGTTCGAGAACGAGGTCCGCAACGCCGACGAGCGGGCCAACGCCCTCGAATACGAGCTCTTCGCCGCCCTCCGCGACCGCGTCTCGGCCGACGCCCCGCGCCTGATCCAGGCCGGCTCCGTGCTGGCCCAGGTCGACGTGCTCGCGTCGTTCGCCGAGCTCGCCGCCCGGCAGGGATACTGCCGCCCCGACCTGTCGGTCGATCCGGTCTTCGAGGTGGAGGCCGGGCGGCACCCGGTCCTCGACGCGGTCATGAGGCCCGGCGACTTCGTCCCCAACGACGTGGCCCTGCACCCCGACGCCGGCATGATCCTGCTGATCACCGGCCCCAACATGGCCGGCAAGAGCACGTACATCCGCCAGGTCGCGCTCACGTCGATCCTCGCCCAGATCGGCGGCTTCGTCCCGGCCCGGCGGGCCCGGATCGGCGTGGTGGATCGGCTGTTCGCCCGCGTCGGCGCGACCGACGAGCTGAGCCGCGGCCAGAGCACGTTCATGGTCGAGATGACCGAGACGGCCAACATCCTGAACAACGCGACCTCGCGGAGCCTGGTCATCCTGGACGAGATCGGCCGCGGCACGTCCACGTTCGACGGCATCTCGCTGGCCTGGGCGATCACCGAGCACATCCACGACAATGTCGGCTGCCGGACGCTCTTCGCCACGCATTACCACGAGCTCGTCGAGCTGGAGAAGACCAAGCCGCGCCTGCGGAACGCGAACGTCGCGGTCAGCGAGCACGACGGCGAGATCGTCTTCCTCCACCGGATCAACGCCGGCGGCGCGGACCAGAGCTACGGCATCCACGTCGCGAGGCTGGCCGGCGTGCCGTCCCCGGTGCTCGACCGGGCGAGGGAGATCCTCGCCTTCCTCGAGAAGCAGCACGGCCCCGACCCCGGCCTCCCGGAGGGCCCCATCCGTCGCAAGGTCAAGACCGGCAGGGCCCTCTCCGGCAGCCTCTTCGCCGCCCTGCCCGACCCGCTGCTGGAGGAGCTGCGGCACGTCGACGTCGTGGGCCTCCAGCCCGATCAGGCCCTGAACCTGCTCCGGAGGCTCAAGGAACTGGCAGAATAA
- a CDS encoding type II toxin-antitoxin system HicB family antitoxin: protein MVYKVALFASEEGYSVQVPGLPGCCSQGATEAEALDNIADAIREYLEVAAELAEEAQAELREVEVEA from the coding sequence ATGGTCTACAAAGTTGCGCTCTTCGCGTCAGAAGAGGGATACAGCGTCCAGGTGCCCGGTCTTCCTGGCTGCTGCTCGCAGGGGGCTACCGAAGCCGAGGCCCTGGACAACATCGCGGATGCGATCCGCGAATACCTCGAAGTCGCCGCAGAGCTGGCGGAGGAAGCGCAAGCGGAACTTCGCGAGGTCGAGGTTGAAGCATAG
- the prfB gene encoding peptide chain release factor 2 (programmed frameshift), protein MDADLKRNAKAVIDRILHLRDSLDFGDKQARRDELDKEMQSPSFWNDQEKAKGIIAELKTLNGVLKPFEELVKQADDLAATIDLADEMETDEFDDELREAVKRAERDFESFELRSMLSGPNDHCHAFLTVHAGAGGTEACDWAEMLLRMYMMWAESRGFSVQITDREEGGAAGVAEATIHIKGDYAYGNLRGETGIHRLVRISPFDAAARRQTSFASVDVIPEIDETIDIVIKDDDLKRDVFRSGGPGGQHQNKTESGVRYTHLPTGIAAESRSERSQHKNDANAMALLKAKLIRMEEEKREAEYAKKYDEKGEVSFGNQIRSYVLQPYQLVKDLRTGHEVGNPRAVLDGGLDGFIESYLRMKLAKGSDLTKA, encoded by the exons GTGGACGCCGATCTGAAGAGGAACGCCAAGGCGGTGATCGACCGCATCCTCCATTTACGAGACTCTCTT GACTTCGGCGACAAGCAGGCGAGGCGGGACGAGCTCGACAAGGAGATGCAGAGCCCGAGCTTCTGGAACGACCAGGAGAAGGCCAAGGGGATCATCGCGGAGCTGAAGACGCTCAACGGCGTCCTGAAGCCCTTCGAGGAGCTGGTCAAGCAGGCCGACGACCTGGCGGCGACCATCGACCTCGCCGACGAGATGGAGACCGACGAGTTCGACGACGAGCTGCGGGAGGCCGTCAAGCGGGCCGAGCGCGACTTCGAGTCCTTCGAGCTCCGATCGATGCTCAGCGGGCCCAATGACCACTGCCACGCGTTCCTCACCGTCCACGCGGGGGCCGGCGGCACCGAGGCCTGCGACTGGGCCGAGATGCTCCTCCGCATGTACATGATGTGGGCCGAGTCCCGCGGGTTCTCGGTGCAGATCACCGACCGCGAGGAAGGGGGCGCCGCGGGCGTCGCCGAGGCGACGATCCACATCAAGGGGGACTACGCGTACGGCAACCTCCGCGGCGAGACCGGCATCCACCGCCTCGTCCGGATCAGCCCGTTCGACGCCGCCGCGCGGCGGCAGACGTCGTTCGCCTCCGTGGACGTCATCCCGGAGATCGACGAGACGATCGACATCGTCATCAAGGACGACGACCTGAAGCGCGACGTGTTCCGGTCCGGCGGCCCCGGCGGCCAGCACCAGAACAAGACCGAGTCCGGCGTCCGCTACACGCACCTGCCCACCGGCATCGCGGCGGAGTCGCGGAGCGAACGCTCGCAGCACAAGAACGACGCCAACGCGATGGCCCTCCTCAAGGCCAAGCTCATCCGCATGGAGGAGGAGAAGCGCGAGGCCGAGTACGCCAAGAAGTACGACGAGAAGGGCGAGGTCAGCTTCGGCAACCAGATCCGCTCGTACGTGCTCCAGCCCTACCAGCTCGTCAAGGACCTGCGGACCGGCCACGAGGTCGGCAACCCCCGCGCGGTGCTCGACGGCGGCCTCGACGGGTTCATCGAGAGCTACCTCCGGATGAAGCTCGCCAAGGGCTCCGACCTCACCAAGGCCTGA
- the gluQRS gene encoding tRNA glutamyl-Q(34) synthetase GluQRS, which produces MTFSGPSRGPDRPAEAIRSDCLRVGRLAPSPTGGLHVGHARTFLIAWLGARQAGGKVVLRIEDLDAARARAEAIDSAVADLRWLGLDWDEGPFLQSRRTDLYEDALGRLREADLVYPCTCTRADILRAASAPHAEDEGPAYPGTCAGRSAADADSLGDRPFAWRFRVSPRREPVVWDDLFLGRVAKDPARLGGDFVVGRRGAGASYQLAVVVDDALMGVTQVIRGDDLVPSTPRQILLYEALGYSHPRFGHVPLAIGPDGRRLAKRDGSIKLATLRERGLDPRNLIGILARSCGWTDRPEPSRPADWISRYDGARIPTTPWMVPAELIQYGLTTEARRAQRRPEEEWER; this is translated from the coding sequence TTGACCTTCTCCGGACCATCTCGAGGGCCAGACCGCCCAGCAGAAGCGATCCGCAGCGATTGCTTACGAGTCGGCCGTCTTGCGCCTTCGCCGACCGGCGGGCTGCACGTGGGGCATGCCCGGACGTTCCTGATCGCCTGGCTGGGGGCGAGGCAGGCGGGCGGGAAGGTCGTGCTCCGGATCGAGGACCTGGACGCCGCCCGCGCGCGGGCCGAGGCGATCGACTCGGCGGTCGCGGACCTGCGATGGCTCGGGCTGGACTGGGACGAGGGGCCGTTCCTCCAGAGCCGCCGGACGGACCTCTACGAAGACGCCCTGGGGAGGCTTCGGGAGGCCGACCTCGTCTACCCGTGCACGTGCACCCGCGCCGACATCCTCCGGGCGGCGAGCGCCCCGCACGCCGAGGACGAGGGCCCGGCCTATCCTGGCACCTGCGCGGGGCGATCGGCGGCCGACGCGGATTCGCTCGGCGATCGCCCGTTCGCCTGGCGGTTCCGCGTGTCGCCTCGCCGTGAGCCCGTCGTCTGGGACGACCTGTTCCTCGGCCGGGTCGCGAAGGACCCGGCCCGGCTGGGCGGCGACTTCGTCGTCGGACGCCGCGGCGCGGGGGCATCGTATCAGCTCGCGGTCGTGGTCGACGACGCCCTGATGGGCGTGACCCAGGTGATCCGCGGCGACGACCTCGTGCCGAGCACGCCCCGCCAGATCCTCCTCTACGAGGCCCTCGGCTACTCACACCCTCGGTTCGGCCACGTCCCGCTCGCCATCGGCCCGGACGGCCGCCGCCTCGCCAAGCGCGACGGCTCGATCAAGCTGGCCACGCTCCGCGAACGCGGCCTCGACCCGCGCAATCTGATCGGTATCCTCGCCCGCTCCTGCGGCTGGACCGACCGCCCCGAGCCGTCCCGCCCGGCCGACTGGATCTCACGCTACGACGGGGCCCGCATCCCAACCACGCCCTGGATGGTCCCCGCCGAACTCATACAATACGGACTCACCACAGAGGCACGGAGGGCACAGAGAAGACCGGAAGAGGAATGGGAAAGGTAA
- a CDS encoding STAS domain-containing protein, which produces MSSGPRPRLRLEDVDGVTVVSFTDSKIVTEDQIQEVGDQLNALTEDGAKQKILLNFGNVQYCSSTVLGKLVGFKRRIDKNKGKLKFCCIHPDLMIPFKLTGLDKVFEMYAEEQAALDKF; this is translated from the coding sequence ATGTCTTCAGGTCCTCGTCCCCGCCTCCGCCTCGAGGATGTCGACGGCGTGACCGTCGTCAGCTTCACCGACAGCAAGATCGTCACCGAGGACCAGATCCAGGAGGTGGGCGACCAGCTCAACGCCCTCACCGAGGACGGGGCGAAGCAGAAGATCCTCCTCAACTTCGGCAACGTCCAGTATTGCTCCTCCACGGTGCTCGGCAAGCTCGTCGGCTTCAAGCGGCGGATCGACAAGAACAAGGGCAAGCTCAAGTTCTGCTGCATCCACCCGGACCTCATGATCCCGTTCAAGCTGACGGGGCTGGACAAGGTCTTCGAGATGTACGCCGAGGAGCAGGCCGCGCTCGACAAGTTCTGA
- the queF gene encoding preQ(1) synthase: MPAAVETFPNQFPQREYEIEITCPEFTAVCPKTGQPDFGTIVITYVPAEACLELKSLKLYLFAFRDRGIFYEHSINTILDDLAASCRPRRMKVVGLFNPRGGITSKITASMEAAAR, encoded by the coding sequence ATGCCTGCCGCCGTGGAGACGTTCCCCAACCAGTTCCCCCAGCGGGAGTACGAGATCGAGATCACGTGCCCGGAGTTCACGGCCGTCTGCCCCAAGACGGGCCAGCCGGACTTCGGCACGATCGTCATCACGTACGTCCCGGCGGAGGCCTGCCTGGAGCTCAAGAGCCTGAAGCTCTACCTGTTCGCCTTCCGCGACCGGGGCATCTTCTACGAGCACTCCATCAACACGATCCTCGACGACCTGGCGGCCTCGTGTCGGCCCCGGCGGATGAAGGTCGTGGGCCTGTTCAACCCCCGCGGCGGGATCACCTCCAAGATCACCGCCTCGATGGAAGCGGCCGCCCGCTGA
- a CDS encoding SAM hydrolase/SAM-dependent halogenase family protein: MPGIATLTTDFGTDGPYVAAMKGVLLGLAPGTQVVDVCHTISPQNIVEGAFVLAGIVDAFPAGTVHLVVIDPGVGTDRRLIAARAADQWFVLPDNGLISGVTRLHEPEQIWEIKNPAVRRAVVSNTFHGRDILAPAAAHLLLGREPSELGPPVSKLVRLRNLDPTRDAGGFQAEVIFRDTFGNLITNVGASLLADCPPDGWVVEVAGRRIEGLSRTYGDQPSGSLIALVGSSGWVEVAVVDGDAGRLLTAGPGTSVWIRNSKSPAPPHAALARG, translated from the coding sequence ATGCCAGGTATCGCGACGCTCACCACCGACTTCGGGACGGATGGCCCCTACGTGGCCGCGATGAAGGGCGTCCTCCTCGGCCTGGCGCCGGGGACGCAGGTCGTCGACGTCTGCCACACCATCTCGCCCCAGAACATCGTCGAGGGGGCCTTCGTCCTCGCCGGGATCGTGGACGCCTTCCCCGCCGGGACCGTCCACCTCGTCGTCATCGACCCGGGGGTCGGGACCGACCGCAGGCTGATCGCCGCCCGCGCGGCCGACCAGTGGTTCGTGCTCCCGGACAACGGCCTGATCTCGGGCGTGACCCGGCTGCACGAGCCCGAGCAGATCTGGGAGATCAAGAACCCGGCCGTCCGCCGCGCCGTGGTCTCCAACACCTTCCACGGCCGCGACATCCTCGCCCCCGCCGCGGCCCACCTGCTCCTGGGCCGGGAGCCCTCGGAGCTGGGCCCGCCGGTCTCGAAGCTGGTCCGCCTCCGGAACCTCGACCCGACCCGGGACGCGGGCGGCTTCCAGGCCGAGGTGATCTTCCGCGACACCTTCGGCAACCTGATCACCAACGTGGGCGCCTCGCTCCTGGCGGATTGCCCCCCCGACGGCTGGGTCGTCGAGGTCGCCGGCCGCCGCATCGAGGGGCTCTCCCGGACCTACGGCGACCAGCCCAGCGGCTCGCTCATCGCGCTGGTCGGCAGCTCGGGATGGGTCGAGGTCGCCGTCGTGGACGGCGACGCGGGCCGGCTCCTGACCGCCGGCCCCGGCACGTCCGTCTGGATCCGCAACTCGAAATCGCCGGCGCCCCCGCACGCGGCCCTCGCCCGAGGCTAG